The region CTTTCCAGTTatcatcatatcatatcatcagAAAATTATCACCATGAACTCACACACGAAACCTTTGCTGTAAGTCTGAGAGGGTGTCCTGCGATACTGAAGCTTCAGACGGAGTTTTGTCAAAATAGGCAATAGCAAATATGAAAGTACATTGGGTGGTCTGTTCGCTACAGACAGACACAAATACACATATTATTTGTCTCAGGGACAAAAAACTTTACTTACACAAAAACGAAGGTTGAAAACCTCTGACTTAGGGCAAGTGCGTCGTAGTGCCGCAATTGCCTCAAGCATGAGAGCCGCACTTTCCAAAGCAATACAACTTGATTTATGGTTTTTGAACCGGTATTTATAGCGTATTTGACTACATACAAATGAAAaaactatgtaaatataaaGCTTATGATCTAATGAAATAATCTACGTATTATGGATCAGCCAATAAATGCacaaaaccaattttttttaacacaacAATGCACACGTGCCAACTTCAAACCATAGTGAAATTTCAGTGTAAAATTTATATGGCGTCAATTCCTAtaccaactttttttttaactacttttgTTTCTGCTATTGTGACTAGATGAACATTATATCAATATCATTGTTAATTGCTTGTATAATAATGCTCGGCGCATTTCCCCCAACTGACCTTATTTGATAATCGGTTAAATCTTAAATAGCCCTAGATTGTTTTGACGTGTGTATGACCAAACTGTAGTATATTGAGAAAATCTGAAATCTCCTGTTGATGAGTGTACTTTATTTATGCATTGCAGTAAATATGTTTgctttatttttacagatataacTCAATCGACACTAGTTGTGGCCCTGTCGCATGTTGCtgcagataataaaaaaataattgccaGGAGTCTTGGTGAAATGCAGAATTATAACGGTCCCACAGTACAGAGTTTAGTAATACCAGCCCCTATATTACATCCACGCGAGCGTGCTTACATAAGATATTATAGTTCTTAAGTTTGATTTCATTTAAgttaaactattaaatttcataatgtaaaaataaattcactaTGTAAGATGACTTTATTAGgtgcattaaataaatattttataaagcttgtgtttaatacaattttattatttacatcatAAGaattaaaaccatttttttttaattttaatattatacaaactgCTGCCATTACAAATAATGATGATTGGTCCTCAAGCTACCAAAGACtgatatacaattaaatatatttcaattgcaattattaaaaaaggtacattatttattatttggtcTAAGTTGcacataaaaattatgaaaaatatacacAATAAACATAATCGGAATGTAAGTGTACAAAGAgttccatattatataaattatacaatcAAAACACTTATGATTCTAACTATAACTGGAACATGGTGGgtcacaataatataatttaacacaATAAGATTGAAATTGATCTCTATTAGACAGCTTTATATCGAAATAATAACACACTGGCCAGTTATATGTTTGTACAACATTATCATTGAAGAGCTAAAAAACAAACAAGGCAAACCctgttctttttaatttttgaataaatactcGAATGCAGCATTATTTCGATTCtcaaaataatatagaataaatttttgtcacaatgttatacttttttatgttGCAAACAAATGATGAGAACTATATTTAGAATGTGCGCGCATACCGTTTGATATCTCCctctagtatagtgtgaagtgatatatatagatatattagcAAGTGAGTGAATACTTACTTAATAACaggtaggtatttattttaagtaaaatatcgAGGTAAAACTGTTGTATTCATAATAACTATAAGTTCGGCCAAATTTGTTGCTGTTGCAAAATGTCTGGACAAATAATTGGCCATTTAatttacagtttatttttgctttgttatcccaaagaaatataacttcttatgtatattatacatatacataaaatgATATTTGCAAGAGTTTACTAATCTTGATAAGATTATATGACCTGAAATTATGAGAACAGAAAAGATTACATTACCTTTTTCATGCGAAAATGTAAGAGGATTAAATATAATAGGATAATCAATTACAATCTTAGTGTACCATTAAAGGCATGGCtattatatagatttacatACTATATAACactaagatatttaaaaattaaatttaaatacagtCTTTAAACTTATTCCTAAGGAAATacatgatattttaaattaaataatatattaataaaatgtttgtgtttCTAAGTGTCAAGTGAGATTactaaaattatctaagtatatagATATCATTGGAGTATTTATTAAACAGCTGAAACTTGCTGctcatcatcttcatcatcgGGTGCATCATGATAGTAATCATATGGCCTTGTGACACCCTCATGGGAATGAGCTCGACTAAGGCGTTCAAGTCGCGCTACTTGGGCAGCAAGAGTATAAGGCATTCTTGGGGGAGGAACTGGACGAGCACAGCTTGCTGTAGTACAGGAACCATGTCCACTGTCACTTGATGTTGCTGATCCAGTTTTCCTCAATGGCAAGTTTATTAATGAAGTCACACTACTACTTTCGACCGACAAATCGACTGGTAACGGTGTTGGTGTATCCGAATGGGATCTCTCATGTGCTGCGCGAGAACAACAAATGGGTGGACCGGGACCATCCCTGCGGTGAGAACACGGAGATGGCCCCGGCGGCGGAGGCCTTGGTTGGTGGGGCCGAGTTTTAGCAGGTTCCGATAAAGCTAAAAGTTTCCTGACTGCTTGTGGAGAAGCTGCTCCAAACTTATTACCAGCAAAACTTTTCTTACTTTCACTAGCTGAGGATGCACTACTAGTAGTTGAAAGGGATGGTGAGGGGTGTCTTCTACGTTGTACAGTTGGTGCAGGTCCCGATCCTTCACATTCTAGAGAGAGAGCATGAAGTCGTTCCTCATCAGTTTCTACATGCATTCTATTTAGATATGCTTTGACTCGGCGTACCATTTGCGCTTCCTCAAACATTTTCTTTGGATTAGGTACATTTGAAgatttctttcttctttttacAGTAACTTGCCCTTGTTGTACCCCAGTAGTTAATTGATTCAATGCTACCATAGCATTAGATGGTGGTTGTTTACCCAACTCTAATAAAGTTAACAAATCATATGGGGCACTACACATATTTGTTAGTGTTCTTACTTCTTTGGCAATCATGCGTAGTTTTTCAAAGTTAACCATCCCCTCGACTTTTGTGTCATTACCGAGGTGAATGAAAGTCAAATCTTTTCTAACAACTGGATAAAATGGAATCACAGGTGACCTGCCTTGTTCAGCAGTTATTAGCTGCCTGTATTTAGACATATTCCTTGAAGGATCCATGAGCATTTGCAAatctgaaaataatttaatatattttgttggcaGCTTTTCCCAAGTCACTCGTAGCCTTGACACAGCCCCATGACCAAGCCCTGATATAATAGCAAACATAGAATTAAAGTTTTTACATTCCTTACAATGTCTAGCAacttttataaattgttttattatttttgaacgCCTCACAAGATTTTGTTCATTGACCACCTCAGTTACAACCCAAAACATTTCCTTGTTAACTAGACCTGCAAACTGTGTTAGCATTGGTGTTCCATATCTACTCTTTAATTCAAATAGATCATCAACATATTCTGTACTTTCAATTTGTCTGAAAATACAAAAATCCTGCAGAGTCAATTGCACTGCTACTTCAACAGCATTCAATTGTAAGAAATGTACAACACTTTCTCTTAACAGTTCAGGTGCCATTTCATCAGGTACTAAAGTTTCACTAATGCcattagtttttaaataatatcttgaGCTCAGACCAATTCTTTCTGCAAGATTCTGTAGTTGATCTGGTAAGCGATGTTGTTTGATAATTCCTCCCTGTGCAACAGAAACTTCACAAAGAGAGAAATTTGAACTTGGGTCAGTAATACCAAATTCTTGTAATGTCAACATGACAACTTCCCTAGCAGTCGTCTCTTTATGTAcaagtaaatatttacatgtCTGGTCAGCTCTAAATACTTTTAATACATGTTCGGGATAATCAGATGATTGATATTCATCATAACAAATTGATATCAGATCTGGATTGCTGTGAGAATTATAGAATGTATTACCAGAATTAGCTTTGTTAAGGGTATCATTTGATATAACACTATCATCATTGTGGAGCCCATCAGCTATTGTATTTTTAGGTAGTATGTTCATCTTCATTAATGCCTTTTGTAATCTTCTTTTTGGACCTAAGGTCATGAAACCTTTCTGTGgctctttttttatattcatttgcTGTGGTTTTTTAGTTGGTGAATTGTATATTGGTGTTAGAGTAATAGGATCATCACTAAGAAGTTCTGCTGTAGAAAGTCTAGCTCTGGGATCTGTTTGCCACCTGGCCATATTAGTTCCACCTCTTTGTCTTGGAGAATTTTCTGGCATCAAGAGCATTTGTTTGAATGccaataaattacttttaacagtaatgcttaaatgTGTAGAGCCTGTGATAATCTCCATTGCCTTTGCATGGCTCACATGTTGGAATGACTGACAATTTACTTCCAATATTTGATCTCCTCTTTTAAGTCCAACATCTTCTGCCTTTGAATGCTTTTCAACTTTAAGCACAAATATGCCATATCCTCTCTCATATCCACCTAAAATAGTGAAATTAAGAGGTTCATCTCTAGTGGGTCGTGACAATGTTACACTCCTTGTTCTTGCCTTGGCAGAACAGGCTATATTTAAAAGCCTCAATTGGCTTTCCATCTTTTCATGCTCCaatacaacttcaaaattttcAAGAAACTCCATCATATAGGGGTCAGTTTCAAAGTCAGTAAAATGGTTATTTACCCACAGTAATACAACTCTAGTAACCTTATCTCGTACAGATGGCTCAGAAAACCAAGCAAGTAACTGTTTGGCAACTACTAAATGATTTTCAATGAAAGTTCTGTGAGTCAAGAGAAAATCTTCAACATAAGTGGAGTCGCGCGAGTTATCTTCAATAAGTTGTAACATCAAATGCTCGGGAGTTCCTCTAATGACAACATGTCCCTGTTGGTGTCCTGATTCTCCTGCTGCGCCACGGTATTCAGTAACTAGTACTACAACTCCATTTTCATTCTCATGTCGTCTTATGTTTTCTTCACCTTGGTGCAGTATTCTAAAATAATCAGTTTGTGTTACACATACAAACTGACAATCATCACATCTGGTTGTCATAACACCACGATGATATAATTTTTCTAGTGTGGCTTCTGCCATTCCAAAGCTGTCACCAACATTCAGATATTCTATTTCTCCATTTTGATGCTCAATCCCAACATGACCATTAATTAGAACTGACCAAGAGTCATGTTCTTCACCATCATTCATTACAATAGTACCAGCTTTTTCAACAACAGCAAATACCATAACTGCACACAGTGCCCGACGTACAGTCAAAGTCATGTTTGTAAAAGCTTTCAAATGTTGGGTAAATTCAAGTAAAATCTCAATGTCTTCATCAGTTCTTTCACTTGGATCTTTCTCAAGACATTCTCTTACTGCATCTCGCACTGTGAGACTGTCCATACTCTCTTCCAGATCTTCTTCTTCATCTGAATCTACAATAGACTCAAGGAGCCCCGAAAGATCTACCTCCATATCCATGTCCAATGAGCTGTGAACAGATGTCATAGTATCACTGCCACTATATGCAGAGCTGGTATCACTTGCATTTGAGCACTTGAGGGTGTGTGGGTACAGCTCTGGACTGTGGCGACCCCCACGTCCACCTCTCAACATTGTGATGCTTCTGTGATAATCAATCACCCTCGGCACCTAAAACAAATTAAAGCTTTGAACAAAACTTCGAAGAAGAATGGGGATTGGAAAgctcaataaatattaatttataaatgaccAGGATACGATAATAGAGTGAGAGTTGTATAGAGGTGAATGTTTTGTACATCCTAGTGCAATTTAACCAACGAATAATTtcttagatttaaataaattttcgttaataaaataacttacgCAAAATACAGTATAATAAGTTAAAGGACCtacataattttcatattatttattttgcattcATGGCGGAACTGTCAGGGCTTCCATGTTGCTTTCTAATCAGTAACACCCTCGTACTTGCACTGCACTCACATTGCActtctatataaatttataaattagatatttttaaattctactTGATGAAATTGCTTCAAAAAAGgctatcaataaataattcatacaCCAAACAATTTTAGAAAGCTACTTTGAACTTTCCCAACGTCGCTAGTACATATTTATGGACTAGAGTAAACCTACAGACTATATTTGATAATAGAAAACAAACTCTAAAGATTATAATACAGCCGGTTACCCATTTTCAATGCaatttgattataaaaaaaaatattattatcattcagATTATTAAGAACGATACGAAGTCTGCTAAAGGCTGCAGTGGTAAATAATTGTTATACGTGTTATtatcttttattcaaaattataagtTAATTTGGTCGTATGCCTTTTTAACAATTAACACAACATAGTGCAGTTTTCTGTTCTTATATTCACATACtcaacttaatttttattattaaataatttgttgaaTGAATCATATACGAAATGAAACCTTATTTAGGCAAGTGGTTTTGAATGttcttattacttttaaaatatcctTGAATTTTGACTCATTGTACGCGTTAGATCTTTATaagataaaactttaaaaaataagacATGGATGAGTAAGTACCAAATttggttttatatttaaatttaatcattGTGTGTGGTGATATGACCTCtgtagttaaatatttatttaaattagtactcAAAATTAAGTTATCTCGGTCTTTTTTGTTCGATGATAACAACAGAACAAAAAGTTGCTCTTCCGTTAGCAGGTTTGGAGAAATAGTTACTAAAGCTCTTCTTTGTAACATGTACCATGCATGTTCAATATGATTCGTGTTGGGTGACTGTGCAGGCCAGTCAATAAATACTGCCTACATCATATTCTCGAAGCGCAGTTgtaatgtaattaatgtaataataaactcAACAATGTTCGCGGCATGGTATAAAGTCTAAACTAATTGATAATCACCCTTTTCGACTCCTATGCACCCGTAAAAACGGCATATACTCGAATTAGGGAAAAATTCTATCCGAAGATTACGTACAACATCAAACTGATGATGAAAAGACGTGATGAAGCCCTAGCATTATCCTAAAGAAATATTCAGCACAGACCATACTACATtagcctgcaaaagtaagtatcacacttttcaaattaattttttttcttaactatagaaggtagagatttaagattaaaaacgtgttgttgcaaattttataggctttaattcttagaaactaaaattatacattagtaacctttttaacttaaaaaaggtAATACAATGAAAaaagacatttttagtttagtgtaaaaaaattcaactaaaatgtattacatgttatttaatttttaataactggtattgcctcctcgagctctgattacagcttcgagccggtttggcatgctgaacactaggtttcgaagccgatgttggggaatattctcccattcttctaccagggcctgctttagtgccctgagggtagtaggtggtggtctgcgatttatAACTAGCCTctcaagctcatcccaggcgtgttcaatcgggttgagatcaggacttcttggtggccaagccatcacgctgataccaaCCTCCTGATatatatactcttgtacgatatgagccgtgtgtggccgggcattatcatgcatcagcatcgatccatcacccatatttgctaaatacggccctgcatactcattgagaatctcttgagcatatctttgcccagtgagggtgccattttctatggctactagctctatGCGatcttctgaagatatgccagcccatacatgtataCTGCCTctaccgtattggactctttctgagatgcaggcttgaaggtatcgctcaccaggtcgcctgtaaacacttcgccgtccatcagaagtgtaaagggagaatcgagactcatctgcaaacaaaattcttgaccattcttcttcatcccactgcatgtgttcacgggcgtatcgcagtctcgctactcgatgctgtctctcaaGTTTTGAggcactcgctggtcttcggggtttcaaatttgcttcagcaagtcttcttctcactgtactgtcactaatgtagtccctccgggtctgaagtagctgttgctggacttcaactgcattctggtggcgatttcttaacacagtggaaataatataacgatcatctcgggcactggtacacctgggtctgccattacaaggtctcctcagatggtgtccagtctcttcgtaccttcgctttaccttctggaccgttcgtaccgtcacacccaccattcttgcagtgcgacgcatactgatgtctagttccagaaaagccatgatcctagcacattgttcaactgaaagaggcatgataaataaatgtcgtgtgctttttagcataaatttttaaaacaagacccatcgatcttgaaaaaaatttaaaacagaaagaaaaatgtgaatggtaaaatagtaattcggaaacgtccgctttgaaaaaggaatggttttgtttttgaagttttttttcagccaattcttaaaaaaaggttaccgactataaagtttttatgtacaaaattaaattctctttggagtcctttttatttcgaaagtatatcttgtgaacttaaaacgttatcccaattttaaaagtgtgatacttacttttgaaggccagtgtatattgagcttaaataatattctaaaaTGGCAATAGAGATGGAAAAGActgcttattttaataaatacgttATTCCAATTTAGACAAACCTAAGGCTCTATTGATGCGAATAAAAAACCAAGTACGTATAGGATATACATAATCCGCAAAAAGAAATCGTCTTACCGTCACACCTTAATGATCTGGATCATTTTCTCTATGTAGCAGCCAGATTTCTactgttgatattatttttttttctgaataacTCATACAGTAACACCGTTTTTAATTTTGAACCAGTATATGAGtctacaattttaaaaattctaaagACATTGAAATCTCAAGCCATTTGTAGTGACGGTATTTCTCTCGAAATGCTACGCCTCATCCAGTCCTGACACAGAAAGTCAATAATTCTATGACTACAAGTACCTACCCGGATCAATAGAAAAATCAATCGTCCGTCCAACGTTTAACAAAATTGCAAATCCCTTAGACTACAAAGACATTCGACCAATAAGCATTCTCCCATGTATGTCTAAGgttttaaaaaaagttgttCATGGCCAAATTATGGCAACTTGGAAACTAATGGTATACTTCCGAGCCTGCAATCTGAGTTCAGAAGGGGTAAGAGTACCACTACCGCATTGAAAGACGTTGTGAATAATATTTTGCAATCACAATACAAAGTTTAGTGCACTGTGCTAGTCTTGTTAGATTATTTCCGTGCTTTCGACACTATCAATGTGGAATTGCTGCTTTCTAAGCTTGTCTATTATGGTTACAGTGATCAGCTTGTATTATGGTTCAGAGTTCATTCGGAAATATGTACCAGAGCGTAGCTGTTACAGACGATAGTAGTAACACACGTTATTCCCGATATAAGTCGATATCAAGAGGTGTAACCGCAAAGTTCTATTCTTGGTCCATTACTCTATAACCTTTACACTGCTGAtgtcataaataatatacagcACTGCACGTATCACAATATGCGGATGACATACAgctatatatttcgttttttacAGAGCAGACGCAAGTAGCCATCATTCAGTTGAACACTCACCTATAACGTATTGCTGAGTGGTCGGAACAAAGTGCTTTAGCCTCAAATGCAGATAAGACTAAATATTTGATTCTTGGTATACCTTCTGCTATAAAACACTTTGAAAGAGCTAATTCGTTGATACAGATTAAGGGAATATcacttcatcttcatttcatcgaATCTTGGCATTGTGTTCGATGAAAGCTTAAGGTTCGACAAACATATCGACCAAGAAATATGCAGTTGCTTTTATCGCTTAAAATTACTGTACCTACCGTATTAGAAATCACATCACTCCTCAACTCCGGCAGAAGCTATGTGACGCACTGGTGCTTTCTAAATAAAGCTACGGTGATATgtgttatacatatattatatattattcgtaaacaaaattatattcagCGCATTCAAAACGCATGTTATCGCTATTGCCGGGATATTCCACTACGATCGCACATAACACCATATCTGAACGATGCCAAAGTTCCCAATATGGAGAGTCGTAGGCGCACACATTGCAGATTTACTCTTTAGAGTTGTAAAATAACATATGCCTCCTCACCTATATAAAAAACTGTCTAAGCTAGGGATAAAAACAGGGCCTATAGTACCAGGGCATCATACTGGATGCTAGACGTgcctattattactattttgatGAATAATACATAAaccatatatgtatatatatacaaacatatttggaaaactaaacaaaacttataactatatttacaatactatgactacataaattaaaactatctgtCTAACTACTaaaaaaatactggcagcatttccgtgttggatagctaggctgatccgttgactgagatagctgccagcgcttgggtttccagtagccttattgaggcgctaagatagtattttgaacattctccgcgcctgtGGGCCCCACAGGCGAAGTGTCTCGActccaaacggcacaaagatgtatgattcacagagaccaacatatttgcgacgcttaccatcttcggcagtcgaagcagcagccccagcaccaactgacgtaacttgcacatgagaaggagccagagtgtcgacgcaagtcgcgtcccatagcagcgcccttccccgtgccaagccaccagcgtcattccatcaggatgTTAGCAATCGccgcgggtaataccatttggctctaaaacagctgatatattaagagcggcaaatgccctgcggatgacttcattaatgctggcgtgacaactgatacggcctgccgattttaggcaggataacccgtggcgcatctacctgaacgccacgtctacattgatgtggttcattcagtttattcttagccggagtgatacgcatattgacaatgttatattgtcaagtagcgttccaatcggcgcagaaggcaaggcttgtaaccaaaagcccgactcccGACGTTCCAATacgcaatctctgagttacctggtacatgattttcaattctagtaaccaaaggctgtgCACTATGAACAggag is a window of Leptidea sinapis chromosome 26, ilLepSina1.1, whole genome shotgun sequence DNA encoding:
- the LOC126972527 gene encoding rap guanine nucleotide exchange factor 2, whose product is MLRGGRGGRHSPELYPHTLKCSNASDTSSAYSGSDTMTSVHSSLDMDMEVDLSGLLESIVDSDEEEDLEESMDSLTVRDAVRECLEKDPSERTDEDIEILLEFTQHLKAFTNMTLTVRRALCAVMVFAVVEKAGTIVMNDGEEHDSWSVLINGHVGIEHQNGEIEYLNVGDSFGMAEATLEKLYHRGVMTTRCDDCQFVCVTQTDYFRILHQGEENIRRHENENGVVVLVTEYRGAAGESGHQQGHVVIRGTPEHLMLQLIEDNSRDSTYVEDFLLTHRTFIENHLVVAKQLLAWFSEPSVRDKVTRVVLLWVNNHFTDFETDPYMMEFLENFEVVLEHEKMESQLRLLNIACSAKARTRSVTLSRPTRDEPLNFTILGGYERGYGIFVLKVEKHSKAEDVGLKRGDQILEVNCQSFQHVSHAKAMEIITGSTHLSITVKSNLLAFKQMLLMPENSPRQRGGTNMARWQTDPRARLSTAELLSDDPITLTPIYNSPTKKPQQMNIKKEPQKGFMTLGPKRRLQKALMKMNILPKNTIADGLHNDDSVISNDTLNKANSGNTFYNSHSNPDLISICYDEYQSSDYPEHVLKVFRADQTCKYLLVHKETTAREVVMLTLQEFGITDPSSNFSLCEVSVAQGGIIKQHRLPDQLQNLAERIGLSSRYYLKTNGISETLVPDEMAPELLRESVVHFLQLNAVEVAVQLTLQDFCIFRQIESTEYVDDLFELKSRYGTPMLTQFAGLVNKEMFWVVTEVVNEQNLVRRSKIIKQFIKVARHCKECKNFNSMFAIISGLGHGAVSRLRVTWEKLPTKYIKLFSDLQMLMDPSRNMSKYRQLITAEQGRSPVIPFYPVVRKDLTFIHLGNDTKVEGMVNFEKLRMIAKEVRTLTNMCSAPYDLLTLLELGKQPPSNAMVALNQLTTGVQQGQVTVKRRKKSSNVPNPKKMFEEAQMVRRVKAYLNRMHVETDEERLHALSLECEGSGPAPTVQRRRHPSPSLSTTSSASSASESKKSFAGNKFGAASPQAVRKLLALSEPAKTRPHQPRPPPPGPSPCSHRRDGPGPPICCSRAAHERSHSDTPTPLPVDLSVESSSVTSLINLPLRKTGSATSSDSGHGSCTTASCARPVPPPRMPYTLAAQVARLERLSRAHSHEGVTRPYDYYHDAPDDEDDEQQVSAV